From one Helicobacter sp. 12S02232-10 genomic stretch:
- the ccoG gene encoding cytochrome c oxidase accessory protein CcoG: protein MDSLPNSTFYRKKRYFVYFIITIIAIVLPFIKINGNHIFLLSFDRMELHLVGIVFNVQELYLMPFLLIILFVGIFFMTTLGGRIWCGWSCPQTIFRVIYRDLIETKILKLRKKISNKQEKPKLNLFSNDIKKIVGILIFALIALMAAAVFLFYFVPPEDFFTYLASPKDHKVLLAFWLCIAIFLIFDITFIAENFCIYMCPYARVQSVLYDDDTITAIYDEKRGGSIYTQEGEKIHLPPQKRDANAECINCEKCVRVCPTHIDIRKGMQLECINCLECADACTAVMGKLGKPSLIGWISPNALKTKTKVKYFRFKTIGYMVVLGFVFAILLIVGGKKEHMLLNITRTTELYEIRNPSTIDNDYVFLFQNTDKNDHRYAFKIKNRDDIEIIRPTSDIPLKAGSKIKEVVILRAKKPLGDNTNKDITIPITIEAFATDEPDKIRIERKTVFVYPRADILQQH from the coding sequence ATGGACTCGCTTCCAAACAGCACTTTCTATCGAAAAAAACGTTATTTTGTTTATTTTATCATCACCATAATCGCCATAGTCCTGCCCTTTATCAAAATCAATGGGAACCATATTTTTTTGCTGTCTTTTGACCGAATGGAACTCCATTTGGTTGGAATTGTTTTTAACGTCCAAGAGTTGTATTTAATGCCTTTTTTGCTCATCATTTTATTTGTGGGTATATTTTTTATGACAACGCTAGGAGGACGAATCTGGTGCGGTTGGAGCTGCCCACAAACAATATTTCGCGTGATTTATCGCGACCTTATAGAGACTAAAATCTTAAAACTACGCAAAAAAATCTCCAACAAACAAGAAAAACCCAAGCTCAATCTATTTTCCAATGACATTAAAAAAATCGTCGGGATTTTGATTTTTGCCCTGATTGCCTTGATGGCTGCAGCGGTATTTTTATTTTATTTCGTCCCGCCTGAAGATTTTTTTACCTATCTTGCCTCGCCAAAAGACCATAAGGTATTATTGGCATTTTGGCTTTGTATTGCGATTTTTTTGATCTTTGATATCACTTTTATAGCAGAGAATTTTTGCATTTATATGTGCCCTTATGCCAGAGTGCAATCCGTGCTTTATGATGATGATACCATCACTGCCATTTATGATGAAAAGCGTGGCGGTTCCATCTATACCCAAGAAGGAGAAAAAATCCATTTGCCCCCGCAAAAACGTGACGCAAATGCCGAATGTATCAACTGCGAAAAATGTGTTCGTGTCTGCCCCACTCATATTGATATCCGCAAAGGAATGCAACTTGAGTGTATCAATTGCCTTGAATGCGCCGATGCCTGTACAGCCGTGATGGGCAAACTCGGAAAACCCTCATTAATCGGTTGGATCTCTCCAAATGCCCTAAAGACAAAAACTAAAGTCAAGTATTTCAGATTCAAAACCATCGGCTATATGGTCGTGCTTGGTTTTGTTTTTGCCATTCTTTTAATCGTAGGGGGCAAAAAAGAGCATATGCTTTTAAACATCACGCGTACCACTGAGCTTTATGAAATCAGAAATCCAAGTACGATCGATAATGATTATGTCTTTTTATTCCAAAATACCGATAAGAATGATCACCGATACGCTTTCAAAATCAAAAATCGCGACGATATTGAAATCATTCGCCCTACAAGCGATATCCCTCTAAAAGCAGGGAGCAAAATCAAAGAAGTCGTAATTTTGAGAGCAAAAAAACCTTTAGGGGACAATACCAATAAAGATATCACAATCCCTATCACCATTGAGGCTTTTGCCACCGATGAACCTGACAAAATCCGCATAGAACGAAAAACGGTTTTTGTCTATCCTCGTGCAGATATCTTACAACAACACTGA
- a CDS encoding extracellular solute-binding protein, whose protein sequence is MIKLFFLSLIALGAILNAQTLNVYGPGGPAPAIKELAKTYEAKTGNQINIIAGPTPIWKEEALKNADIFFSGSSLMMDEFANIFSSKINLKNTQVLNIRESGILVRPNNPKKIHSFDDLLKQGVGVLVVDGSGQPGLWEDMALKNGNISNLEKLRKNILVFAKNSAEALKSWNQDKNIDAMIIWKHWQNDGAKFIPAGKNYVIYRAAEIVIANDAQNKKLAQEFIDFIRSNQAQKIWVQKGWIAR, encoded by the coding sequence ATGATAAAGTTATTTTTTCTAAGTCTCATCGCACTGGGGGCAATCCTAAACGCCCAAACCTTAAATGTCTATGGTCCAGGAGGTCCTGCCCCTGCCATCAAAGAATTGGCAAAAACTTATGAAGCCAAAACGGGAAATCAAATCAACATCATCGCAGGACCAACTCCGATTTGGAAAGAAGAAGCACTCAAAAACGCTGATATTTTCTTTAGCGGTTCTTCATTGATGATGGATGAATTTGCCAATATTTTTTCATCAAAAATCAATCTCAAAAACACGCAAGTCCTCAACATTAGAGAATCAGGAATTCTTGTGCGTCCAAACAATCCCAAAAAAATCCACTCTTTTGATGATCTTTTAAAACAAGGGGTGGGTGTTTTGGTCGTAGATGGTTCAGGACAACCCGGATTATGGGAAGATATGGCACTTAAAAACGGGAATATAAGCAATCTAGAAAAACTCCGAAAAAATATCCTCGTATTTGCAAAAAATAGTGCCGAAGCACTGAAATCTTGGAATCAAGACAAAAACATCGATGCAATGATCATTTGGAAACATTGGCAAAATGATGGGGCAAAATTCATTCCCGCAGGAAAAAACTATGTGATTTATCGTGCCGCAGAAATCGTCATTGCAAACGATGCTCAAAATAAAAAACTCGCTCAAGAATTTATCGACTTTATCCGCTCCAATCAAGCCCAAAAAATCTGGGTACAAAAAGGCTGGATCGCCCGATAA
- a CDS encoding ATP-binding cassette domain-containing protein, with translation MLQTINLTMRYATKKLFENVNIKLDKNKRYGLIGANGAGKSTFLKILSGANEASSGEVVIESGLRLGVLGQDQYAFEYLSLKDAVLIGNKRLYEAIKEKEKLYEQGDLSDEKINERLGELEMICAEEDPMYEAEVVIEKILEDLGFERSMHEEPMRTLTGGDKFKILLAQVLFPKPDILLLDEPTNNLDLHSIAWLEENLKHHEGTMVVISHDRHFLNAVCTHILDMDFHTVREFSGNYDDWYIASTLIAKQQEAQRNKKLKEKEELETFIARFSANASKAKQATSRQKQLEKLNIESLAVSARRDPSIVFKPKRLIGNEALECENVSKSYGDHPVLKNVSIKVMPSDKIAIIGPNGVGKSTLCKILVEELPADIGSVKWGATVQRGYFPQNVSEEIKGKESLYEWLRSFDKKIESSEIRTSLGRMLFSGEEQEKSIDALSGGEKHRMVLSKLMLEGGNFLVLDEPTNHLDLESIIALGEALYKFEGCVICVSHDRELIDAYANRIIELVPSQEGAKVIDFRGSYEEYLQR, from the coding sequence ATGTTGCAGACAATCAATCTTACAATGCGTTATGCTACCAAAAAACTTTTTGAAAATGTTAATATTAAATTGGACAAAAATAAGCGATACGGGCTTATAGGGGCTAATGGTGCAGGAAAAAGTACATTTTTAAAAATCCTAAGTGGGGCAAATGAGGCAAGCAGTGGGGAAGTGGTGATTGAATCAGGATTGCGTTTGGGTGTTTTGGGGCAGGATCAATATGCTTTTGAGTATCTTAGCCTTAAAGATGCTGTTTTGATTGGGAATAAGAGGCTTTATGAGGCAATTAAGGAAAAAGAGAAGCTTTATGAACAAGGCGATTTGAGTGATGAAAAAATCAATGAGCGTTTAGGAGAGCTTGAAATGATTTGTGCTGAAGAAGATCCGATGTATGAAGCAGAAGTTGTGATTGAAAAAATATTGGAGGATTTAGGATTTGAAAGATCGATGCACGAAGAACCTATGAGGACACTCACAGGCGGGGATAAGTTCAAAATCTTATTGGCGCAAGTGCTTTTTCCAAAGCCTGATATTTTACTCTTAGATGAGCCGACTAATAACCTTGATTTGCATTCTATTGCGTGGCTGGAAGAAAATCTGAAGCATCACGAAGGGACAATGGTAGTCATCAGCCACGACAGGCACTTTTTAAATGCAGTTTGTACGCATATTTTGGATATGGATTTTCATACCGTGCGAGAGTTTAGCGGGAATTATGATGATTGGTATATTGCTTCTACACTCATTGCAAAACAACAAGAAGCCCAAAGAAATAAAAAGCTTAAGGAAAAAGAAGAGCTTGAGACTTTTATCGCACGTTTTTCAGCTAACGCAAGTAAAGCCAAACAAGCCACTTCTAGGCAAAAACAGCTTGAAAAACTCAATATCGAAAGCTTGGCAGTTTCAGCTAGACGCGATCCAAGCATTGTATTCAAACCAAAACGCTTGATTGGGAATGAGGCACTTGAATGTGAGAATGTTTCTAAAAGCTACGGAGATCATCCTGTGCTTAAAAATGTGAGTATTAAGGTAATGCCAAGCGATAAGATTGCCATCATAGGACCTAATGGAGTGGGCAAAAGCACACTATGTAAAATCCTTGTAGAAGAGCTTCCTGCTGATATAGGTAGTGTAAAATGGGGAGCAACAGTGCAAAGAGGATATTTTCCTCAAAATGTGAGCGAAGAAATCAAAGGCAAAGAGAGTCTTTATGAATGGCTTCGCAGTTTTGACAAAAAAATAGAATCTTCTGAAATTAGGACGAGTTTAGGGCGAATGCTTTTTAGCGGGGAAGAGCAAGAAAAAAGTATCGATGCCTTAAGTGGTGGGGAAAAGCATCGGATGGTGCTTTCAAAACTAATGCTTGAGGGAGGTAATTTTTTGGTGCTTGATGAGCCAACGAATCATTTGGATTTGGAATCTATCATTGCTTTGGGGGAAGCACTTTATAAGTTTGAGGGTTGTGTGATTTGTGTGAGTCACGATCGGGAGCTGATTGATGCGTATGCCAATCGGATCATTGAGCTTGTTCCAAGCCAAGAGGGGGCAAAAGTGATTGATTTTAGAGGCAGTTATGAAGAGTATTTGCAAAGATGA
- a CDS encoding ATP-binding protein: MDLKCDWEKSKACVFRNFLGGYFHLIKEFDRVDLRGLLGLEAEIKKLEKNTLAFCEGKSASNVLLWGARGCGKSSMMKGVFAKYLYEVDTPLRLVEIEKNDIHILPFLIDDLRERSFRFVIYCDDLSFEVGDKSYKALKSVLEGSLEKKPENVLVYATSNRRHLVAESEEVLEIHQNDVFDELISLSDRFGLSMGVYALGAEEYLAIVRSLCATEEEFLSIKNQAMNYAGIKGNRSGRSAKEFYKLYKNGII, translated from the coding sequence ATGGATTTAAAATGCGATTGGGAAAAGAGTAAAGCTTGCGTATTCCGAAACTTTTTAGGTGGGTATTTTCATCTGATCAAAGAATTTGACAGGGTTGATTTGAGAGGGCTTTTGGGATTAGAGGCAGAGATTAAAAAACTTGAAAAAAACACTTTAGCATTTTGTGAGGGAAAAAGTGCTTCTAATGTCCTTTTATGGGGAGCGAGGGGCTGTGGCAAAAGCTCAATGATGAAAGGAGTGTTTGCAAAATACCTCTATGAGGTTGATACACCTTTGCGTTTGGTTGAGATAGAAAAAAACGACATTCATATCCTGCCTTTTTTGATAGATGATTTAAGAGAGCGATCATTCCGATTTGTGATTTATTGTGATGATTTGTCTTTTGAAGTCGGTGATAAAAGTTACAAAGCCCTTAAAAGCGTTTTGGAGGGTTCGCTTGAGAAGAAACCTGAAAACGTGTTGGTATATGCGACTTCCAATCGGCGCCATTTGGTTGCTGAGAGTGAAGAAGTTTTAGAGATCCATCAAAATGATGTATTTGATGAGTTGATCTCTTTAAGTGATCGTTTCGGGCTGTCTATGGGGGTTTATGCGCTTGGAGCAGAGGAATATTTGGCGATTGTGAGAAGCTTATGCGCTACTGAAGAAGAGTTTTTATCCATCAAAAATCAAGCGATGAATTATGCAGGTATCAAAGGAAATAGGAGTGGGAGAAGCGCAAAGGAATTTTATAAGCTCTATAAAAACGGGATTATTTAG
- a CDS encoding nitrogen fixation protein NifS: MRLDFLQNYPTNSQANQILISLTQPNLSPIDPEENARLMQDSKTLATIFGGEYSIPFGFLCAHWTELFLRLAKFYKIACAISNHQQSYEALKLLNFPIHKLIPNKKSGLIEVENVLEAIQKKYECFIIPLANEDILTRNPIEEIKLVLKKHLKKFVLIVDISYASSLNLPIPDILDAHTLFLLNGESLGVLRSHGVIIAKNFFDTQIFPKTLPTPKLFASLIKGLKDLQETSQEDSKNAFYQDLKEKLKDNLNLFAPLENTLPNSLPLRFASIKARNLLQALLIQKIYAINGTQCLYGFFSPSFVLQEMGYTELEARELLSVSYKKNPKALCETLAQTYHQIRTLEI, from the coding sequence ATGAGACTGGATTTTTTGCAAAACTACCCCACAAACTCACAAGCCAATCAAATCCTTATTTCTTTGACCCAACCCAATCTTTCTCCCATAGACCCCGAAGAAAATGCACGCTTAATGCAAGACTCCAAAACGCTTGCAACGATTTTTGGGGGTGAATACAGCATACCGTTTGGCTTTCTTTGTGCCCATTGGACAGAATTATTTTTAAGACTTGCCAAGTTTTATAAAATCGCGTGTGCCATTAGCAACCATCAGCAGAGTTATGAAGCGCTCAAACTCCTGAATTTTCCTATTCATAAGCTCATTCCAAATAAAAAAAGTGGCTTGATTGAAGTTGAAAACGTTTTAGAAGCCATCCAAAAAAAATATGAATGTTTTATCATTCCTCTTGCCAATGAAGATATCTTGACACGCAATCCCATCGAAGAAATCAAACTTGTATTAAAAAAGCACTTAAAAAAATTTGTTCTGATTGTTGATATCAGCTATGCTTCAAGTCTAAATCTCCCCATACCTGATATCTTGGATGCACACACTCTATTTTTGCTCAATGGCGAATCTTTGGGCGTTTTGCGTTCTCACGGAGTCATCATTGCCAAAAATTTCTTTGACACGCAAATATTCCCAAAAACCTTGCCAACCCCAAAACTCTTCGCCTCATTGATTAAAGGTCTTAAAGATTTGCAAGAAACTTCCCAAGAAGATAGCAAAAACGCATTTTATCAAGACTTAAAAGAAAAACTTAAAGATAATTTAAATTTATTTGCTCCCCTTGAAAACACGCTTCCAAACTCACTCCCCCTAAGGTTTGCCTCCATAAAAGCAAGAAATCTCTTGCAAGCACTCCTGATCCAAAAAATCTATGCTATCAACGGAACGCAATGCCTTTATGGTTTTTTCTCTCCCTCCTTTGTCCTCCAAGAGATGGGCTATACAGAACTTGAGGCAAGAGAATTGCTAAGTGTGAGCTATAAGAAAAATCCAAAAGCACTTTGTGAGACCTTAGCCCAAACATACCATCAAATCCGAACACTAGAAATCTAA
- the selB gene encoding selenocysteine-specific translation elongation factor, giving the protein MKNDLIIGLGGHIDHGKTNLIKALNGFDGDGQPEEKQRGITLDISFSNLSLPPRSDDDKGRNIAFIDVPGHEKLIKNMIAGAFGIDVFLLVISANEGIMPQTIEHLQIADILGITLGVCIITKIDLLKDAEALTDLKKEIQTLFSKLKNIKLYKIAEFSIHIQSTKEQLINLLYAIPKPQKEFAAFFRYYIDRVFSVAGAGTIATGSVLSGKISKNDSVYICDLDTEATIKNITNHNVFIDEATSGHRIAFNLKGIESSALKRGFLLSKKGYIRGFDTIDVIIYPLLQADFHNLEVQFFIGTKKCNAKISLLNPSIDNADKPYLLATLKTDEKIFSVFGEKFILRNGDKTIGGGEILNPITDPMKKKQKYAYCNFLLQKDFKNAFLFCSCAHKKGFALISSPQRFNLSHEECLKIASLIPEVFLDSKNLVIYHPQTFEMIKNDILETFGKNKNAILSAASIRQKIKWASLDFIQKALWELEKERFIYQQDGLYLSKQNNIKNIAEFLQETLFTTILSQKFSPIAPYNIYDDLDIDTKSGDNALKKLCASKKIIRLQHNLFIAQSALKELHTLMRTLIEQHGYIDVTLLKAKLPLSRKYLIAYLENLDQFEDIQNIQGKRTFKYKGKK; this is encoded by the coding sequence ATGAAAAATGACCTTATTATAGGGCTTGGCGGGCATATTGATCACGGCAAAACAAATCTTATTAAAGCCTTAAATGGATTTGATGGAGATGGGCAGCCTGAAGAAAAACAAAGGGGTATCACTCTAGATATCAGTTTTTCAAACCTGTCCCTTCCCCCAAGATCAGACGATGATAAAGGCAGGAATATCGCTTTCATTGATGTTCCCGGTCACGAAAAACTCATCAAAAATATGATTGCTGGGGCATTTGGCATTGATGTTTTTCTCCTTGTCATCAGTGCAAATGAAGGGATTATGCCCCAAACCATCGAACATCTCCAAATCGCAGATATTCTTGGAATAACACTTGGAGTTTGCATCATCACCAAAATTGACTTACTCAAAGATGCAGAGGCACTGACGGACTTAAAAAAAGAGATCCAAACTTTATTTTCCAAACTCAAAAATATCAAGCTTTATAAAATTGCAGAATTCAGCATTCATATCCAAAGCACAAAAGAACAGCTTATCAATCTACTTTATGCAATTCCAAAACCCCAAAAAGAATTCGCTGCATTCTTCAGATATTACATCGATAGAGTTTTTAGTGTCGCAGGAGCAGGGACTATTGCAACTGGAAGTGTCCTAAGCGGAAAAATCTCCAAAAACGACTCCGTTTATATCTGCGATCTTGATACGGAAGCAACCATCAAAAACATCACCAACCATAACGTTTTCATCGATGAAGCAACCTCAGGACATCGGATCGCTTTTAACCTCAAGGGAATAGAGTCTTCTGCACTAAAAAGAGGTTTTTTACTTAGCAAAAAAGGATATATTAGAGGGTTTGATACAATCGATGTTATCATTTATCCATTACTTCAAGCTGACTTCCATAATCTAGAGGTACAATTTTTCATCGGAACCAAAAAATGCAACGCAAAAATTTCCCTATTAAACCCCTCTATAGATAATGCCGATAAACCCTACTTGCTCGCGACCTTAAAAACAGATGAAAAAATTTTCAGCGTTTTTGGCGAAAAATTTATCCTAAGAAATGGAGATAAAACCATAGGCGGGGGAGAAATCTTAAATCCAATCACTGATCCGATGAAAAAAAAGCAAAAATACGCATACTGCAATTTTTTACTTCAAAAAGATTTTAAAAATGCTTTTTTATTTTGCTCTTGCGCACATAAAAAAGGCTTTGCTCTAATCAGCTCCCCGCAACGATTTAACCTTTCTCACGAAGAATGCTTAAAAATCGCCTCTTTAATCCCTGAAGTTTTTCTTGATTCCAAAAACCTTGTGATCTATCACCCCCAAACATTTGAAATGATTAAAAACGATATCTTAGAAACTTTTGGAAAAAACAAAAATGCGATCCTATCAGCTGCAAGTATCCGACAAAAAATCAAATGGGCATCTTTGGATTTCATTCAAAAAGCCCTATGGGAATTAGAGAAAGAAAGATTTATCTACCAACAAGATGGGCTTTATCTATCTAAACAAAATAACATCAAAAACATTGCCGAATTTCTTCAAGAAACACTTTTTACAACCATTCTTTCTCAAAAATTCTCCCCGATTGCCCCTTACAATATTTATGATGATCTTGATATCGATACAAAAAGCGGGGACAATGCCCTAAAAAAACTATGTGCAAGCAAAAAAATCATCCGGCTCCAACATAATCTTTTTATCGCCCAAAGTGCCTTAAAAGAACTACACACTCTAATGCGTACGCTCATAGAACAGCACGGCTATATCGATGTCACACTTTTAAAAGCTAAGCTCCCTTTAAGTAGAAAATACCTGATTGCCTATCTTGAGAACCTCGATCAATTTGAAGATATTCAAAACATTCAAGGCAAGCGAACCTTTAAATATAAAGGAAAAAAATGA
- the selA gene encoding L-seryl-tRNA(Sec) selenium transferase, whose translation MRESLSQLPKIDKLLKEPRFQTKNIFLLKQIAQEQIQILRQKLLENQILPPYEDILETIAKAYEKLLTPDLKPLINATGVILQTNLGRSIFSKKLLEEVFPLMGEYNNLEYDLQKGQRGERYAHIKKFICTLFECEDALVVNNNAAAVLLIISTFAKNKEVVISRGELIEIGGSFRIPEIILCAGGILKEVGTTNKTHLQDYENALNENCSLLLKVHQSNFKQIGFTQEVPFQDLSALAKKHNLIDYYDVGSGFIAPIPEISEPSLIEIASKNPSLVSFSGDKLLGGPQAGIIFGKKTLIEQLKKNHLLRALRVDKFTIFALMATLKAYLENKIEMIPTLSMLHQTQEHLHQKAIELSKKLTILPNLNCKIIALTSKAGGGALPEKEFSSYGISLSHKFIKTQALNEKIRSKGLIARIQSDKILLDTRCLNPSHFKQIQNIFLEIENEK comes from the coding sequence TTGAGAGAATCATTATCCCAACTCCCAAAAATTGACAAACTCCTCAAAGAACCCCGATTTCAAACTAAAAATATTTTTCTTTTAAAACAAATCGCCCAAGAACAAATCCAAATTTTACGCCAAAAACTGCTTGAAAATCAAATCTTACCCCCTTATGAAGATATTTTAGAAACCATCGCCAAAGCCTATGAAAAACTTTTAACCCCCGATTTAAAACCCTTGATAAACGCTACGGGCGTGATCCTTCAAACAAATCTTGGAAGAAGTATTTTTTCCAAAAAACTGCTTGAAGAAGTTTTTCCACTGATGGGCGAATACAATAATCTTGAATACGACTTACAAAAAGGTCAAAGAGGAGAAAGATATGCGCACATTAAAAAATTTATCTGCACACTTTTTGAATGCGAAGACGCCCTTGTAGTCAATAATAACGCCGCTGCAGTCTTGCTCATCATCAGCACTTTTGCTAAAAACAAAGAAGTGGTTATCTCAAGAGGCGAACTCATTGAGATTGGCGGGAGTTTTCGTATCCCTGAAATCATACTTTGTGCCGGAGGAATTTTAAAAGAAGTCGGGACAACGAACAAAACGCATTTACAAGACTATGAAAATGCACTCAATGAAAATTGCAGCCTCCTTCTTAAAGTCCATCAAAGCAACTTCAAGCAAATCGGCTTCACTCAAGAAGTCCCATTTCAAGACTTAAGCGCGCTGGCAAAAAAGCATAATCTGATTGATTACTACGATGTCGGAAGCGGTTTTATCGCTCCGATTCCTGAAATTTCTGAACCCTCTTTGATTGAGATTGCTTCCAAAAATCCAAGCTTAGTGAGTTTTAGCGGGGATAAGCTTTTAGGAGGTCCTCAAGCAGGGATCATTTTTGGAAAAAAAACCCTGATAGAACAGCTCAAAAAAAATCATCTCTTACGGGCATTGCGTGTTGATAAATTTACTATTTTTGCCCTTATGGCAACTCTAAAGGCCTACTTGGAAAACAAGATCGAAATGATTCCTACTCTCTCAATGTTGCATCAAACCCAAGAGCATTTACATCAAAAGGCGATTGAACTTTCTAAAAAACTCACGATTTTACCAAACCTCAATTGTAAAATCATCGCTTTGACCTCAAAAGCAGGCGGAGGAGCATTGCCTGAAAAAGAATTTTCCTCATATGGGATTTCTTTAAGCCATAAATTCATAAAAACACAAGCCCTCAATGAAAAAATACGCTCCAAAGGTCTGATTGCAAGAATCCAAAGCGACAAAATTCTTTTAGATACGCGTTGCTTAAATCCCTCTCATTTCAAACAAATTCAAAATATTTTCCTTGAGATAGAAAATGAAAAATGA